TCGATGGGCGCGATCTGCGGGAGCTTCCCGAGCGGGAGCTCAATCGGATATTCGGCGACCAAATTGCGCTGATCCCGCAGGATCCGCTCACCGCCTTGAATCCCGGGCGCCGCATCGAGCGTCAGCTCACGGACGGTTTGCGTCTGCGCCGCAAGCTGCCGTGGAGGCAGGCGCGAATTCGCGCGCTTCAGTTACTCGAAGAGGTACGGATCCGGGAGCCAGAGCGCGTCATGCGCTCCTTCCCGCATGAACTTTCCGGAGGAATGCGCCAACGCGTTCTTATTGCAGCAGCGTTCGCTCTCGAGCCAAAGCTCATCATCGCGGACGAGCCGACCACGGCTCTGGACGTCACCGTTCAGAAACAGGTCTTGCGCCTGATGCGGGATCTGCAGACGCATCACCGAACGGCAATTGTGTTCGTCACTCATGATCTTGGTGTGGTTGCTCAGATCTGCGATCGGGTGACGCTCCTTTTCGAGGGGCGCGTCGTCGAAGCCGGGACGACCGCAGAGATGCTGGAGACGCCTCAGCACCCCTACACCAAGGCGTTGATCGCCGCAGGTCCACGCTACGATCGGCCGGATGCCGGACTGCAACCCGTGCCGGACGGGATCATCAGCGCACTCCGGGCCGATATTGTCGCGTCAGACGGAAGAACTCATGGCTGATACCTTGATCGCAGCGAACGGCATCGAAGTCGTTTACGGCGCACGCCGTCGCACCGGGCGAGGGGCGGTCGGCGGCATGAAGGTTCTTCACGGCGTCGATATTTATATCGATCGTCACGAGACAGTTGGGATCGTCGGCGAATCAGGTTCAGGCAAATCCACCCTGGGTCGCGCACTGCTGAGGCTGACCGATGTCGCTGCCGGCAGCATTGCGTTCGAGGGGCGCAATATAACGCATCTGCCGGATTCGCAGATGGTTCCTCTGCGGCGACGCATGCAGATGATCTTTCAGGATCCTATGAGCTCGCTCAATCCACGGCGAAGCATACGCCAGATCTTGACCGAACCCCTGCTTTTCCACCGTGTCGCGACGGATAAAGCCGACGCGGAGCGGCGCGTGCGACGATTTTTCGAGCGAGTCGCTCTGCCGTTGAGTTGCCTGGATCGCGCTCCGCACGAACTATCAGGCGGGCAACGGCAGCGTGTCGGAATCGCGCGCGCGGCGTTGCTCGAGCCGGATTTCGTCCTGGCCGACGAAATTGTTTCCGGACTCGACGTGTCGACGCAGGCACAAACCCTCAACCTCCTGAAGGATCTCTCACGCGAAATGGGGCTCGCGATGGCCTTCATCAGCCACGACCTCTCGGTGATCCGATCGGTCTGCGACCGCGTGTACGTCATGCGTCACGGAGTGATCGTCGAGCACGGTCGATGCGACGACGTTTTCGCGCACCCCAAGGATCCATACACCCAACTTCTCATCGATGCGATCCCGCTGCCGCGCATCGACGCGGGTTGGCTTAATCGAGGACGGTTGGAGGAAATCAGCGAAGGATCTTTGACGATCTGATCAGCGTACGCGGAAGCGGCACCTCAGTCCATCCTGTTCCTGATCGATACAACGGGGGCAGATAACTTCGATGACGGGTGGGTCTCGAGGATGCGTTGCGTCATGTCGACAAGGTCGCGACCTGATCACGGCGATCGCAAAAACAGACGAAGCGGCTTGCTCTGAATGCGAGAATTGAGGCGCGGGCGGGCATCCTAAGCGCCGGATTTGCAATCGTTGCGCAGGAAGTGAAGGAGCTTTCGAGCCAAAGTGCATAGACTGAGATCGCATCATCCATGATGCAACGCGAGGTGGAATCATAGATAAGGCTACAAGCATCGACTTAACATCTATCGGATAAATGTGGAGGTGCGTCGGCTGATTCCTCGTCCTGAGATGCGTGTACATGGGCGCGAGGTGAGGTCGGCCACAACAATGTGGAGACGACTGCTGTGACCTACAATGCGGTACGCACGATCCAGTTCGGACAGTGCGATCCTTCGAGTCTCGTCTATTTTCCGACCTACCTCGATATTCTGGTGGGGGTGGTCGAGGAGTTCTTTGAGGAGATTGGCTTCGCCTGGCCGACTCTCATTCGCGAGAGAAAACTCGGACTTCCGACGGTTCGGCTTGATGTTACATTCAAGCAACCCGGCTTTCACGGCGACCGATTGAATTTCGCGCTGCGCGTAAGGCAGATCGGAACCTCATCACTCGATCTAAATCACCACATTACCCATCAGGACAAAACGCTCTGGTTGGCAGACCAGAGGATCGTTGCCACGTCACTCGAGACCCATAGCGCAACGGAATGGCCAAGCGATCTCCGCTCGGCGCTGGTTCAACGCCTTGACCACCAGGGCGCGCCGCCGCATGGCGAATAGCAGGAAATGAAACGTGACCACAACAACCGTCCGGGAGGTTCAGGAAATCGACCACTGCGACTTTGGCCGGATCCCCACTCGTGACAAGGCGCTGTTGGCGGCAGCATCAACCAACGCAGTTAGACGGTCGAGATCGATTTTCGAGGTGAAGAGTCCGTTGTCGAACAGAACAACGCCATTCACGATTACCGTCTGTGCTCTCGCGCTTCCATTGCCGTAAACGAAATCGGCATCAGAGTTTCAAACCTGCTCGGCATCCAATAGGTAGCCGTCGAAAGCGGCGGGATCGGCGGCCTTCCTCGCTTCGATCGAGTCGATTCCAAGGTCATCCGCGCATCGGTGCCATAGCCCATGCGTCCAACACCCAGGTTTTAAGTTGGACGGCGTTCGGCCATCCAGTTGGTTGCCTTTTGGACAATCGGTGCAGATCATGTTTGCAAAGCTTTGACCTACGCTTTATCGAACTTCCTCAAAGTCGCGTGAGAAAGTGCGCTGGTGGGAGGCGAGGGGGCGGAGGCGGCGATCCCGGCCATCGGAGTCCTCTATTCGTGTTTACCGTGATGCTGTTGCTCAATTATGAGTCAGATCACCTAACGCAGAATAGCCCTTCGACGGCTCTGAAGCATGGCGGCTTCCACCGCACGCAGAGTGCAGAATAATCGGTAGCTTGAACGGCTTGTGGCATCGAGATAGGCGGGAGCCGCGCCTCCGAGATGCGGCTTCCGCAATTCGCCAACCACTGTGTAAGCAGAGGGGCGTGGCCTTCAGTGGCCTGGATTCTTCGGATCCCATAGCTTGACGTTCGATGTCTTCTCGTACGCCATACCCTGCGGATACGTGATTGCTTCGAACTGCAGTCCCCAGGGAGCCTTAAAGTATAGGATCGACTGACCGGCGGCTGCCCCTTCGGTAATCGGGATAGGACCGGCGAACGTCTGAACGCCTTTGGTCTTGAGATATTCGGCCGCGGCCTTGATGTCATCAACGTAAAGGGCGATGTGGTAGCCGCCTACGTCGCTGTTTTTCGGTTGAACGACCTTTTGATCGGGCGAGCTGTAGCTGAAGAGCTCGATATTTGAGCCCGATCCACAACGAATGAGAACGATCTGATTGATGACAGCGTGCTTATCGACGTCGAGCACATCCTGCATGAAGGTGCCCTTGTCATCAGAGAACGGACCGAAGGCGGTTGCCTTCTGGCAGCCCAGGATGTCCACGAAGAAGTTGACGGCCTGGTTCATATCGGGAACGGTAATGCCGGTGTGGTCGTGACCGCGCAGTGTTGGTAGACCTTCGGCCTTTGCAGACGAGGAAACTACAAGGAGGGAAAGGCCTGCTGCGAATACACGCGCGACACGCGTAGAGCTAGTCCCTGACATTTGGGATGATCCTGTGATTTCGGAGAAAGCCCGGCGCGCGATGCGGCTCGAGCTGATGATCGGTGCTTCTGGACTAAAAAATGAAATTAGAATATCAGGGCACAGCAAGGCCTCCCTGATCTGATCAGATTTCGTGCTTTCGGATATTGCGCAGAACCTGATGCAGGGTGTTGACGAACGAACGGTACTCTTCTTCCTGGACACCATCGAACAGCTGCCGGAACTGTTCGTAGAGGATCGGCCAAATCTTTTCGAAAGCCTGTCGGCCCTTTTTGGTAATTGAAACGTCGCGGATCCGCCGATCGTCCGGTCGAGCGATCCGACGAATGAGGCCTTGCTCTTCGAGTTCGTCGAGGGTGCGGCTCATCGTGGATTGCTGCGTGACCGTATAAACGGCGAGTTCGTTGATCGTGATAGATGAATTTAGGCTGAGGATCGCCAACACCCGCATATCGGTTGTCGTGATGCCTAGCGCTTTCAGCGCCTCCGCCATGTTGGCATTGTAACGCGCGGCGATGCGGTTGATCAGATAAGGGGCGAAATGATTGATACCGATTTCGCCAAGGGTAGGCCGGGGGGCTTCCTGGTCGCTCCCATCCTGCATGATGTTGCCGTAAAAGCGCTCGTTCATGAAAGTCCCTCATGAGACGGTCACTCCAGCGAGGAAGCGGCTAGGAAGCCGGAACCGCCGCTAAGGCCTGGCCCGGGATGGACCGATGCGCCTATGTGGTAAAGACCGCGGATATGAGTTCGATGGTTGGTACTGGACTTAAATGGACGCCATATGAAGAATTGGTCAAGCCCGCAGTATCCCCCATAGGGGTCTCCCCCCTCCAAGTTAACATTCAGGGCCTCCAGATCGGCGGGAGAGTAGGTGCGTCTCGCCAGTCTAATCTCAGCAAAATTCTCAATATGGGAAGCGAGCCTGGCCTCGATGCGATCGGCATAGGCTTCGCGCAACGCCTTTGTCCATCGCCCGTCCTGCGGCGTAGGCAGGATCCCGGCCGCATCTCCCTTGATAAGTCGGGGCGTCTCCGGCAATTGAAGCCAAAGGATCGCCGCGCCAGGAGGAGCCCGACTTGGGTCGAGCGCCGTCGGCTGTCCGACGCAGATTGTCGGTTCGGCTGGCAACAGGCCCCGTTCGGCCTCGTTGTTGGCTCGCGATACTCCGTCCAACCCCGGGGTGAGGTGCAGCAGAGCAACCTTCGCGAGCTCCGGGTCACCTTTCCACCGTGGCGCTCGGGAGAGAGCGTAGTGGATTTGCATATTGCCCTTGCCGTGCCGAAATTTTCGCAGTCCCTCCGCGATTTCTTTCGGCGGAGGCCCCCACTCGGCAGTCAGATGCCGATACAACTGGTTGGGCGTAGTCGAGCAGATGACGCCCTTGCGAGCGTAAACGGCCTCGCCATTCGACAGGCGTACGCCGGCGGCGCGACCCTTGGGGCCAGCAAAGACCTTCGCAGCCTCGGTTGAGGTGCGGATTGTTCCTCCTTGGTCAGCAATGAGGCGTTCGAAGGCATCAAGCAACGATCGGGCGCCACCGATCGCGATTGGGCAACCCGCCATCTCAATGGCGAAGGCAATGACCCTCGCCATCGCGGCGGAATAGGCGCTTTCGGGTCCGAGACCGGTATGCAACACCCAAGGAGCCCAAAGCGCATGGACCGCGTCCGAACAATAGGTGTTTTCCAGGTGGTTTCGCGCAGGGGCCAGAGCCTCGCCGGCCCAGGCAGCTAGATTGCGCAGACCACGCTTCCAGGCCTCCCGGACGACCAACCTCGCGGTGCTCAAGGACCATAGACTGCCGCCGAGTAGACCGAACAAGAAGGGAGCGTCGCCGCCAAGGGCGTCCATTTCACGCGCAAAGGCTATGCCGTCCCCTGCTGCAAGTGATTCAAGAGTGGCGACATTACGCTTGCGGTCCATCGCAAAGAGAACGCTAGACCCGTCGGGACGAAGAACGCCCGTCGGCAAGGGAGAATCTGCGAAAGCGAACCCTCTCGCCTCGAGGTCCTTTCCGAGAGCCGCATAGGCTGGAGAAGTGCGAAAAAGCACCAAAGTGGTGGCCATGACGTCATGAATGAAGCCTGGCGCCGTGATCTCTTCAGTGCGTAAGCAACCCCCTATCGTCGAATTACGCTCGAGCAGAAGAACCCTCGCGCCCTTCTTGCCCAAGACGGCAGCAGCAACAAGTGAGTTGATGCCGCCCCCCACCAGTACGTAGTCATAGGCACTCACGCGCCACTCTCCGGTTGTCCGATGACGTTGCTGTTGCGAACGTGTGCGACCGCGATCAGGGAACGAGTGCGAGTGCTCGGATAGGCGAACCCGTTCCGTTGACGAACTTCAATGGCGCAGCAATCAGGATTGCTCCCTTCGGCGGGAGCAGGTCGAGGTTGCAAAGGCTCGCGAGGCCGTATCGGTTTGATTGGTGCACCAGATGGTGAGCAGGAAACGGTGGCGTCATGCCGGCGGCAGAACCCGCATCGGTGCCAATGGTCTCTGATCCCCATCCAATAATGTTCTTGCTCAGCAGATACTGAATAGCTTCCGCAGTCGGACCGGGTGAATGCGGCCCGCTTGCATCGGCGTTCAGGAACGTATCGCTGGATCCATTGCGCTTGTACCAATCGGTGCGCAGCAGCACCCACGATCCAGCTTCAATGGCGCCGTGCTGCTTCTCCCAATCGCGGACACTGTCGGCGGTGAGCAAATAATCGTGGTTTTCCGACGCTTCCTTCGAGCGGTCGATGACACAAACGGGCGCAACGAAATTCTTCACGGGGATTCGGTCGGTCGTGCCGTCCGCGTGGTCCTTTCCGGAAATCCAATGAACCGGTGCATCGAAGTGCGTTCCCGTGTGCTCGCCAAGCTCGAACCAATTCCAGGCCCAGAAGGGGCCATTCTTGTCGTAGTGCGAGATTTCGTGGACCTTCAGGGCCGGGGTATTCTTGCCGATCTCGGGGGGCAAATAGAGGATCGGCGTGTTGGGGCCGAGAGGCGCGGAAAGGTCGACGACTTTCACGGCGCCTGAAATGAGCGCCGTGGCAAAATCTGCAAGAAGTTGGCTCATCCTGTTTTCTCCCTGGAATGTATGCGTCCCGAGGCGTGGTGTAATGCGCCACGCTGGTTTGATTATCAGCGCAAGCTAGATCAAGACATATGAAAATGCAAGTATCTGGCTAGTCGCCTCAAGGTCCGGAGCCGCATTTGAACGGCAGCATATTCTTTCAATGGGGCAGAAATCTCGGATAAAACCACGAAATCAAACTTTAGCGATCCGCGTGGCGTCTGAACTAAGTTGCGGGTTGTGATCAAAAAGATATATGCATCGGTATGTATTTGGGAAGATGGAATGAACACCTTTGACGCGGTAGTGGTGGGGGGCGGACACAACGGGCTTGCTGCCGCGGTGCATCTCAGTAGGCGTGGTTGGTCAGTCGCCGTCGTGGAGGCCGGCGCAGCGGCCGGCGGCGCGGTAAAGACGGCCGAGCTCACGCTGCCGGGGTTCAGGCACGACGTTTTCGCAATGAATTTGTCGATGTTCGCTGGGTCGCCATTCTTTGCGACTTATAAGGATGAGCTCGTTGCGCACGGACTTCGATTTCTGCCTGTTTCCGACTGCTTTGCCAGCGTCTTTCGTGATCACACTTATCTCGGCGTAAGCGCGGATCTAGACAAAACCCTCTCCGCCATATTCGCGATATCGAAGAAGGATGCAGTAGCCTGGCGCGATATGGTGGAACGCTTTCGCGCCGACGCGCCGCATATATTCGCCTTACTTGGGTCGCCGATGCCATCGGTGGCTGCCGTGCGCGCTGTCGTCTCGGCTTGGCGTAAGCAAGGAGTAGCTTGGCTCGCCGACACTGCGAGGCTACTGCTGGCCACTCCGCGAGACTTCCTGGATGCGCATTTTCATTCGCCCCAGGTCAAAGCGATGTTGGCCGCCTGGGGTATGCATCTGGACTTTGCGCCCGATACGGCCGGCGGAGCACTCTTTCCCTATATTGAGGCGATGGCTGATCAGTCCTTTGGAATGGTTGTCGGCGATGGGGGCGCGGATACCATCATCAAAGCCATGTGCGGGCTATTGCGCGCCGAAGGTGTCGACATCCGCTTGAGGTCGCCCGTTGTGGAGATCGAAACAAAGATGGGAGCAGCATGCGGGGTGCGGCTTGCAGACGGAACGCGTATAGGAGCGCGTCGCGCTGTGGTCGCCAACCTGCACCCGCAGCTCGTCTTTGGCTCGCTCCTCCCGCCCGATCCAGGGCGCGCTGAGTTTGATGCTCGTGTTGCGCGTATTCGTCCTGGGCCTGGTACCATGATGATTCATCTGGCGCTCGACGGCCCCCCCAGCTGGCGCGCTGGCGAGCCTCTCGGGCGGTTTGCGTACGTCCACATTGCCCCCGACCTAACAATGATGTCCAAAGTTTATGCGGAGGCTGCGAGCGGTCTATTGCCGGCGGAACCGGTGCTTGTCGTCGGACAACCGACTGCCATCGATCCGAGCCGTGCTCCCGAGGGAAAGCACATCCTTTGGGTGCAGGTACGGGCTTTGCCGTCCGCGATTGTTGGCGACGCCGCCGGCACGATTGAGGCGCGGGACTGGGATCGCGCCAAGGAGCCTTATGCCGAGCGCGTGCTGGAGCTGCTTGAGCAGTATGCGCCGGGCCTGCGCTCGAAGCTGATCGGCCGGGCCGTCTTTTCACCGCTGGATCTCGAACGCGAGAACCCTTGTCTTATCGGAGGCGATAACCTCTCGGGGAGCCATCACCTCGACCAGAATTTCATTTTCAGGCCGGTTGCGGGCTATTCACGATATCGCACGCCTGTTCGCCGGTTGTATATGTGCGGAGCTTCGACATGGCCGGGCGCAGGCACCGGCGCTGGTTCGGGTTTCATGTTGGCGAAAATGCTAGCGGGATCAGCCAAAGGGACCTGACCTAGAACATTCCCTTGACAAGATGCTTTATGCTTAAATATTTTAAGCTTAAAATATTTGTGGAGCGAGGATATGCGCATAGTCTGTATCGGCGGCGGCCCCGCCGGTCTCTATCTGGGCCTCCTGATGAAGCGCCGACATCCAGGGCACTCCATCACGGTGGTCGAACGCAACAAGCCCTACGATACATTTGGTTGGGGTGTCGTGTTCTCCGACGCCATGATGACTGCAATGCGTGTCGCCGATCCCGAAAGCGCCGCCGAAATCGAGGATGCGTTCAACCATTGGGATGACATCGAGCTCATCTTCAAGGGAACGCGCCAGCGCACGAGCGGCCATGGCTTCATCGGTATCGGACGCAAGCATCTGCTCAACATTCTGCAACGGCGTTGCGAGGCTCTAGGTGTCGAGCTGATCTTCGAGCGTGAGGTGGAGACTGATCTCGATTTTCCGGACGCCGATTTGATTGTCGCCTCCGACGGTGTCAATTCCCGGATCCGCACGCGTTATGCCGAACAATTTCAGCCGGACATGGTGATCAGGCCGAACCGCTTCATCTGGCTCGGCACCAAGAAACTGTTCGACGCGTTCACGTTCGATTTCCAGAGAACCGAGCACGGCTGGTTCCAGGCGCACATTTACAAGTTCGACAGCGAAACCTCGACCTTCATCGTCGAGACCACGGAGGAAGCCTATAAGGCCCACGGGCTTGACGAGCTCGATCAGCAGGCTTCGATCGACTTCTGCGAAAAGATCTTCGCCGAGACGCTCGATGGCGCGAAGCTCCTGACCAATGCCCGCCATCTGCGCGGTTCGGCTTGGCTGAATTTCAGCCGCCTGATCTGCGGCAAATGGAGCGTGTTCAACGGCAAGTCGCATGTCGTGCTGATGGGAGATGCCGCGCACACCGCGCATTTCGCCATCGGCTCAGGCACCAAGCTCGCGCTCGACGACGCCATCGAACTTGTCAATCAGTTCGACCGTCATGGTCACGATCGCGCCAACATTGCGACCGTGCTGGAGGCCTATGAGGAGGTGCGCCGTGTCGATGTCGCGCGCATCCAAAATGCCGCGCGGAATGCCATGGAGTGGTTCGAGGTGGTGGGCCGCCGCTATGCCGACACACTCGAGCCGCCGCAATTCTTCTATTCTATGCTGACGCGCTCCCAGCGCATCAGCCACGAGAATCTCCGCCTACGCGATCGCACCTGGCTGGAGGATTTTGAGCGCTGGTACGCGGCGCGTGCGGGCATCAATGTCCGGGATGGCGAGCGGGTGCCGCCGCCGATGCTGACGCCACACCGCGTGCGCGGCCTGACGCTTGCGAATCGGATCGTGGTCTCGCCGATGGCAATGTATTCGGCGCAGGACGGGCTCATTAACGACTTCCACATCGCCCATTTCGGTGCGCGCGCCATGGGTGGTGCCGGGCTGATCTTCGCCGAAATGACTTGCGTCTCGTCGGATGCGCGTATCACACCAGGCTGTCTAGGGCTCTGGAACGACGCGCAGGCTGAGCAGTGGCGCCGCCTCGTCGATCTGATCCACAGCCTTGGGCATGCCAAAGTGGGCATTCAGCTTGGTCATGCCGGGCGCAAGGGTGCGACGAGAGTCGCCTGGGAGGGAATAGATCAACCTCTTAAGTCTGGCGACTGGCCTTTGATCTCTGCATCGGCGTTGCCTTACCTCCCTCACAGCCAGTTGCCGCGGCCGATGGATGGCAGCGACTTGGATCGCGTGCGTGACGATCACGTTGCCGCGACGCGTCGGGCAGCTGAGGCTGGCGTCGACTGGCTCGAACTCCATTGCGCTCATGGCTACCTCTTGTCGAGCTTCCTGTCGCCATTGACCAACCGGCGGTCCGATAGGTACGGCGGTAGCCACGAGAACCGAGCGCGCTATCCATTAGAGGTGTTCAAGGCGATGCGGGCGGTATGGCCGTCGGAGCGACCGATGTCCGTTAGGCTCTCCTGCCATGACTGGACTGAGGGCGGCAACACGCCCGCCGATGCAGCGATCTTTGCAACAATGTTCAAGGATGCGGGCGCCGACGTGATCGATTGCTCGTCGGGGCAGGTCTGGAAGGAGGAGCGGCCGATCTATGGGAGGCTGTTCCAGACGCCGTTCGCCG
The genomic region above belongs to Bradyrhizobium sp. CCBAU 53338 and contains:
- a CDS encoding ABC transporter ATP-binding protein, with amino-acid sequence MTNSILKISDLHAISDLDGRRILRGVSLDVAPGQTLGLVGESGAGKSSIAKALLGILPRTVRIASGRIIFDGRDLRELPERELNRIFGDQIALIPQDPLTALNPGRRIERQLTDGLRLRRKLPWRQARIRALQLLEEVRIREPERVMRSFPHELSGGMRQRVLIAAAFALEPKLIIADEPTTALDVTVQKQVLRLMRDLQTHHRTAIVFVTHDLGVVAQICDRVTLLFEGRVVEAGTTAEMLETPQHPYTKALIAAGPRYDRPDAGLQPVPDGIISALRADIVASDGRTHG
- a CDS encoding ABC transporter ATP-binding protein, with amino-acid sequence MADTLIAANGIEVVYGARRRTGRGAVGGMKVLHGVDIYIDRHETVGIVGESGSGKSTLGRALLRLTDVAAGSIAFEGRNITHLPDSQMVPLRRRMQMIFQDPMSSLNPRRSIRQILTEPLLFHRVATDKADAERRVRRFFERVALPLSCLDRAPHELSGGQRQRVGIARAALLEPDFVLADEIVSGLDVSTQAQTLNLLKDLSREMGLAMAFISHDLSVIRSVCDRVYVMRHGVIVEHGRCDDVFAHPKDPYTQLLIDAIPLPRIDAGWLNRGRLEEISEGSLTI
- a CDS encoding thioesterase family protein, which translates into the protein MTYNAVRTIQFGQCDPSSLVYFPTYLDILVGVVEEFFEEIGFAWPTLIRERKLGLPTVRLDVTFKQPGFHGDRLNFALRVRQIGTSSLDLNHHITHQDKTLWLADQRIVATSLETHSATEWPSDLRSALVQRLDHQGAPPHGE
- a CDS encoding VOC family protein, whose protein sequence is MSGTSSTRVARVFAAGLSLLVVSSSAKAEGLPTLRGHDHTGITVPDMNQAVNFFVDILGCQKATAFGPFSDDKGTFMQDVLDVDKHAVINQIVLIRCGSGSNIELFSYSSPDQKVVQPKNSDVGGYHIALYVDDIKAAAEYLKTKGVQTFAGPIPITEGAAAGQSILYFKAPWGLQFEAITYPQGMAYEKTSNVKLWDPKNPGH
- a CDS encoding MarR family winged helix-turn-helix transcriptional regulator — encoded protein: MNERFYGNIMQDGSDQEAPRPTLGEIGINHFAPYLINRIAARYNANMAEALKALGITTTDMRVLAILSLNSSITINELAVYTVTQQSTMSRTLDELEEQGLIRRIARPDDRRIRDVSITKKGRQAFEKIWPILYEQFRQLFDGVQEEEYRSFVNTLHQVLRNIRKHEI
- a CDS encoding NAD(P)/FAD-dependent oxidoreductase, which produces MSAYDYVLVGGGINSLVAAAVLGKKGARVLLLERNSTIGGCLRTEEITAPGFIHDVMATTLVLFRTSPAYAALGKDLEARGFAFADSPLPTGVLRPDGSSVLFAMDRKRNVATLESLAAGDGIAFAREMDALGGDAPFLFGLLGGSLWSLSTARLVVREAWKRGLRNLAAWAGEALAPARNHLENTYCSDAVHALWAPWVLHTGLGPESAYSAAMARVIAFAIEMAGCPIAIGGARSLLDAFERLIADQGGTIRTSTEAAKVFAGPKGRAAGVRLSNGEAVYARKGVICSTTPNQLYRHLTAEWGPPPKEIAEGLRKFRHGKGNMQIHYALSRAPRWKGDPELAKVALLHLTPGLDGVSRANNEAERGLLPAEPTICVGQPTALDPSRAPPGAAILWLQLPETPRLIKGDAAGILPTPQDGRWTKALREAYADRIEARLASHIENFAEIRLARRTYSPADLEALNVNLEGGDPYGGYCGLDQFFIWRPFKSSTNHRTHIRGLYHIGASVHPGPGLSGGSGFLAASSLE
- a CDS encoding cyclase family protein, producing MSQLLADFATALISGAVKVVDLSAPLGPNTPILYLPPEIGKNTPALKVHEISHYDKNGPFWAWNWFELGEHTGTHFDAPVHWISGKDHADGTTDRIPVKNFVAPVCVIDRSKEASENHDYLLTADSVRDWEKQHGAIEAGSWVLLRTDWYKRNGSSDTFLNADASGPHSPGPTAEAIQYLLSKNIIGWGSETIGTDAGSAAGMTPPFPAHHLVHQSNRYGLASLCNLDLLPPKGAILIAAPLKFVNGTGSPIRALALVP
- a CDS encoding NAD(P)/FAD-dependent oxidoreductase — protein: MNTFDAVVVGGGHNGLAAAVHLSRRGWSVAVVEAGAAAGGAVKTAELTLPGFRHDVFAMNLSMFAGSPFFATYKDELVAHGLRFLPVSDCFASVFRDHTYLGVSADLDKTLSAIFAISKKDAVAWRDMVERFRADAPHIFALLGSPMPSVAAVRAVVSAWRKQGVAWLADTARLLLATPRDFLDAHFHSPQVKAMLAAWGMHLDFAPDTAGGALFPYIEAMADQSFGMVVGDGGADTIIKAMCGLLRAEGVDIRLRSPVVEIETKMGAACGVRLADGTRIGARRAVVANLHPQLVFGSLLPPDPGRAEFDARVARIRPGPGTMMIHLALDGPPSWRAGEPLGRFAYVHIAPDLTMMSKVYAEAASGLLPAEPVLVVGQPTAIDPSRAPEGKHILWVQVRALPSAIVGDAAGTIEARDWDRAKEPYAERVLELLEQYAPGLRSKLIGRAVFSPLDLERENPCLIGGDNLSGSHHLDQNFIFRPVAGYSRYRTPVRRLYMCGASTWPGAGTGAGSGFMLAKMLAGSAKGT
- a CDS encoding bifunctional salicylyl-CoA 5-hydroxylase/oxidoreductase, with protein sequence MRIVCIGGGPAGLYLGLLMKRRHPGHSITVVERNKPYDTFGWGVVFSDAMMTAMRVADPESAAEIEDAFNHWDDIELIFKGTRQRTSGHGFIGIGRKHLLNILQRRCEALGVELIFEREVETDLDFPDADLIVASDGVNSRIRTRYAEQFQPDMVIRPNRFIWLGTKKLFDAFTFDFQRTEHGWFQAHIYKFDSETSTFIVETTEEAYKAHGLDELDQQASIDFCEKIFAETLDGAKLLTNARHLRGSAWLNFSRLICGKWSVFNGKSHVVLMGDAAHTAHFAIGSGTKLALDDAIELVNQFDRHGHDRANIATVLEAYEEVRRVDVARIQNAARNAMEWFEVVGRRYADTLEPPQFFYSMLTRSQRISHENLRLRDRTWLEDFERWYAARAGINVRDGERVPPPMLTPHRVRGLTLANRIVVSPMAMYSAQDGLINDFHIAHFGARAMGGAGLIFAEMTCVSSDARITPGCLGLWNDAQAEQWRRLVDLIHSLGHAKVGIQLGHAGRKGATRVAWEGIDQPLKSGDWPLISASALPYLPHSQLPRPMDGSDLDRVRDDHVAATRRAAEAGVDWLELHCAHGYLLSSFLSPLTNRRSDRYGGSHENRARYPLEVFKAMRAVWPSERPMSVRLSCHDWTEGGNTPADAAIFATMFKDAGADVIDCSSGQVWKEERPIYGRLFQTPFADLIRNEIGIETIAVGAISEADHANSILAAGRADLCAIARPHLADPAWTLHEAARIGITAVNWPKQYLSAKVQYETNLARSAAAVSAK